In Dromiciops gliroides isolate mDroGli1 chromosome 4, mDroGli1.pri, whole genome shotgun sequence, one DNA window encodes the following:
- the ZNF281 gene encoding zinc finger protein 281 codes for MKVGSGFLSSGGGGGGSGSSSSSGGGGGSGGGGGGGGGGGSGSGSSSSSSSSSSGGGGGGSSRRAEMEPTFPPSMVMFNHRLPPVTSFTRAAVGAAPPPQCVLSSSSSSSSSSSSSSSSTSSSSSSASNSAAPAAEPPPPPPPAPDMTFKKEPAAPAAAYPPQRNSWGFLQSLVSIKQEKPTEPEEQHHHHHHHYGGLFAGAEERPPGLGGGEGGSHGVIQDLSLLHQHGQHPPPQHHRDVLLSSSRTDDHHGNEEPKQDTNVKKAKRPKPESQGIKAKRKPSASSKPSLVGDGEGAILSPSQKPHICEHCSAAFRSSYHLRRHVLIHTGERPFQCSQCSMGFIQKYLLQRHEKIHSREKPFGCDQCSMKFIQKYHMERHKRTHSGEKPYKCDTCQQYFSRTDRLLKHRRTCGEAIAKGAASAEPGSSNHNNMGNLTVLSQGNTSSSRRKNKSKSLSIENKEHKTGKANESQIANNINMQSYTVEIPIVSSSGGIIGAGIDELQKRVPKLVFKKGSRKNTDKNYLNFVSPLPDIVGQKSLSGKPGGSLGLVSNSSVEAISLLQSAGGKQGQLSSNYDDAMQFSKKRRYLQTASGNSAFSINVGHMASQQSVIQSAGVSVMDNEAPLSLIDSSSLNTEIKSCHDKSGIPDEVLQSLLDQYSSKSEGQKEDPFNITERVDLHPSGEHSDMVQEENLSPGNQTSSNDKANMLQGYSKYIQQAFERSANSTGFAFGPGFQFVSLSSTLHNHTLFPDKQIYTTSPLECGFSQSVTSVLPTTLPKPPFGMLLGSQPGFYLSALEATHQQLTPSQELDDLIDPQKNLETSSSYQSTSQKLTSQKEQKNLESSTSFQIPSQELTSQIDPQKDIEPRTTYQIENFAQAFGSQFKSGSRVPMTFITNSNGEVDHRVRTSVSDFSGYTNMMSDVSEPCSTRVKTPTSQSYR; via the coding sequence ATGAAAGTCGGCAGCGGGTTCCTGAgtagcggcggcggcggcggcggcagcggtagcagcagcagcagcggcggcggcggcggcagcggcggcggcggcggcggcggcggcggcggcggcagcggcagcggcagtagcagcagcagcagcagcagcagcagcggcggcggcggcggcggcagcagcaggagGGCGGAGATGGAACCCACCTTCCCCCCGAGTATGGTCATGTTCAACCACCGGCTCCCCCCGGTCACCAGCTTCACCCGGGCGGCGGTGGGGGCCGCCCCTCCCCCGCAGTGCGTgttatcctcctcctcttcctcctcctcctcatcctcctcctcctcctcttcgacctcctcctcctcctcttcggCCTCCAACTCCGCAGCCCCGGCCGCCGAACCTCCcccgcctcctcctcctgccccggACATGACTTTCAAGAAGGAGCCCGCGGCGCCGGCCGCGGCCTACCCCCCGCAGAGGAACTCCTGGGGATTTCTGCAATCCCTGGTGAGCATCAAACAAGAGAAGCCTACGGAGCCGGAGGAgcagcatcaccaccaccaccaccactatggAGGACTGTTTGCAGGGGCGGAGGAGAGACCTCCCGGCCTAggaggcggggagggggggagccACGGCGTCATCCAGGATCTGAGCCTTCTCCACCAGCACGGCCAGCACCCACCCCCCCAGCACCACCGAGATGTGTTACTCAGCAGTAGCAGGACAGACGACCACCACGGCAACGAGGAGCCAAAGCAGGACACTAATGTCAAAAAGGCAAAGAGGCCAAAGCCAGAATCTCAGGGAATCAAAGCCAAGAGGAAGCCAAGTGCTTCTTCCAAACCTTCTCTGGTTGGAGATGGAGAAGGTGCCATTCTTTCCCCAAGTCAGAAACCTCACATCTGTGAACACTGTAGCGCTGCTTTCAGGAGCTCCTACCACCTGCGCAGACATGTTCTCATTCATACAGGAGAGAGACCTTTCCAGTGCAGCCAGTGTAGCATGGGTTTCATTCAGAAGTACCTACTGCAAAGACATGAGAAAATTCATAGTAGAGAGAAGCCATTTGGGTGTGATCAATGCAGCATGAAGTTCATTCAGAAGTACCATATGGAGAGACACAAGAGGACACATAGTGGAGAAAAGCCATACAAATGTGATACTTGTCAACAGTATTTTTCAAGGACTGATAGATTATTGAAGCACAGGCGCACATGTGGTGAAGCCATAGCTAAAGGAGCAGCTAGTGCAGAACCTGGGTCATCAAACCATAACAATATGGGTAATCTGACTGTGTTGTCTCAGGGAAATACAAGTtcttcaaggagaaaaaataagtCAAAAAGCTTATCTATTGAAAACAAGGAGCATAAGACTGGTAAAGCAAATGAATCACAAATTGCAAATAATATCAACATGCAGAGTTATACAGTAGAAATTCCTATTGTGTCTTCCAGTGGTGGCATAATTGGCGCTGGTATAGATGAATTGCAAAAGAGGGTGCCAAAGTTGGTCTtcaaaaaaggaagcagaaaaaatacagacaaaaactACCTTAATTTTGTGTCACCATTACCAGATATAGTTGGACAGAAATCACTGTCAGGGAAACCAGGTGGTTCTCTTGGCCTAGTGTCCAATAGTAGTGTGGAGGCCATTAGTCTTCTCCAGAGTGCAGGTGGCAAGCAAGGCCAGCTAAGTAGCAACTATGATGATGCcatgcagttttcaaagaaaagaagatacTTACAAACTGCCAGCGGTAACAGTGCCTTTTCTATAAATGTTGGACACATGGCCTCCCAACAGTCTGTCATCCAGTCTGCAGGCGTGAGCGTTATGGACAACGAAGCGCCATTATCACTTATTGATTCCTCATCTCTAAACACTGAGATCAAGTCTTGTCATGACAAGTCTGGAATCCCTGATGAAGTCTTACAAAGCCTCTTGGACCAGTACTCCAGTAAATCTGAGGGGCAGAAAGAGGATCCTTTCAATATAACTGAACGTGTTGATTTACACCCCTCAGGAGAACATTCAGACATGGTTCAAGAGGAAAATTTGAGCCCAGGCAACCAGACATCTTCAAATGACAAAGCAAACATGTTGCAAGGATATTCCAAATACATCCAGCAAGCTTTTGAAAGATCAGCCAATAGCACTGGTTTTGCATTTGGACCTGGTTTCCAGTTTGTTAGTTTGTCTTCAACTCTCCACAACCACACTTTATTTCCAGATAAACAAATATACACTACATCTCCCCTGGAGTGTGGTTTCAGCCAATCTGTTACCTCAGTGTTGCCAACTACATTGCCAAAGCCTCCTTTTGGGATGTTGCTTGGATCTCAACCAGGTTTTTATTTATCTGCTTTGGAGGCCACCCATCAGCAGCTGACTCCATCACAGGAGCTGGATGATCTGATAGATCCGCAGAAAAACTTAGAGACTTCATCAAGCTACCAGTCTACATCTCAGAAATTGACTAGCCAGAAGGAACAGAAAAACTTAGAGTCCTCCACAAGCTTTCAGATTCCATCTCAGGAGTTAACTAGCCAGATAGATCCTCAGAAAGACATAGAGCCTAGAACAACGTATCAAATTGAGAACTTTGCACAAGCATTTGGTTCTCAGT